Proteins encoded by one window of Haematobia irritans isolate KBUSLIRL chromosome 2, ASM5000362v1, whole genome shotgun sequence:
- the LOC142225417 gene encoding uncharacterized protein LOC142225417: protein MDKSTSFSQPKCRICHNRHILKDCPEFQRMDVLERRKHMKEHRFCFKCLCASHTREWCRSRKTCVVCNYNHHTMLHVDDHMRRKGRRDNQPHHESARKNHRKSPHTLNRSSPPLVRERLSQRPKRHIFLPTALARVLTPNGPIKARLMLNSAGLQTLVLKSLVQRLHLRTTRKNNTEFCTLNLQSYYDPTVKIQITGIVKNQFKNKKLQSVYNHLPNLADPHFFKPTDIELVVGNDQLSKILLAGLIQTSTSMPIAQSSVFGWIISGACSY from the exons ATGGACAAAAG TACCTCATTTAGTCAGCCGAAATGCCGTATCTGCCATAACCGCCACATCTTAAAAGACTGCCCCGAATTTCAACGGATGGACGTCCTTGAACGGAGAAAGCATATGAAAGAACATCGCTTTTGTTTTAAATGCCTCTGTGCTTCCCACACACGCGAATGGTGCAGATCCAGAAAAACTTGCGTGGTATGCAATTACAACCACCACACAATGCTCCATGTCGATGATCACATGAGAAGGAAAGGACGACGAGATAACCAACCACACCATGAGAGCGCCAGAAAAAACCATCGGAAATCCCCTCATACGCTAAACAGAAGTTCTCCACCGCTAGTACGTGAAAGACTGAGCCAAAGACCAAAGAGACACATCTTCCTGCCAACCGCTCTAGCCCGAGTTTTGACACCAAACGGTCCCATAAAAGCACGGTTAATGTTAAACTCAGCTGGTCTACAAACATTGGTTCTGAAGTCACTGGTACAGCGTCTTCATCTACGTACAACCAGGAAAAACAACACCGAATTCTGCACACTGAATTTGCAGTCTTACTATGATCCAACcgtaaaaattcaaataactGGCATAGTGAAGAACCAATTTAAGAATAAGAAACTTCAGTCCGTCTACAACCATCTGCCTAACTTGGCAGatccacatttttttaaaccaaCTGACATAGAACTTGTAGTTGGAAACGATCAGTTGTCAAAGATCTTGTTGGCTGGCCTCATTCAGACATCGACCTCAATGCCCATCGCCCAAAGTTCTGTGTTTGGATGGATAATATCTGGAGCCTGTTCTTATTGA